In Sphingobacteriaceae bacterium, the following proteins share a genomic window:
- a CDS encoding biopolymer transporter ExbD, protein MSKKPSKGGSPSIDMTPMVDLAFLLVTFFMLTASFRMAEPVVVDPPSSIGQVDLPDNHIMVTIDDKGRSFFGISNSTAKMEALREMAAKYKVGFTEEQIKKFSGLPSFGVDIKDLPAYINAKEDERKNFKGQTGVPLDTITPNNQLKDWIAIGGKKAVETYLAAKDAAEAKNQDFKAEKPRYAIKCAAKTKYIFVKDVVKTFTDLKIYQFNLITSLEGGGTVINPVK, encoded by the coding sequence ATGTCAAAAAAACCATCAAAAGGCGGATCGCCTTCGATAGATATGACGCCCATGGTGGACTTAGCGTTCCTTCTGGTTACATTCTTTATGTTGACAGCTTCTTTTCGTATGGCCGAACCAGTGGTGGTGGATCCTCCTTCCTCCATTGGACAGGTAGATTTACCGGATAATCATATCATGGTAACCATCGACGATAAAGGCCGTTCCTTTTTCGGGATAAGCAACTCCACTGCAAAGATGGAAGCCCTGAGAGAGATGGCTGCTAAATACAAAGTTGGTTTTACCGAAGAACAAATAAAAAAGTTCAGCGGTTTACCGAGTTTTGGTGTTGATATAAAAGATCTTCCTGCATACATCAATGCAAAAGAAGATGAACGTAAAAACTTTAAAGGTCAAACCGGAGTTCCATTGGATACTATTACTCCTAACAATCAGTTAAAAGACTGGATTGCGATTGGTGGTAAAAAAGCAGTGGAAACATACCTGGCAGCTAAAGATGCTGCAGAAGCAAAAAACCAGGATTTTAAAGCAGAGAAACCACGTTACGCTATTAAATGTGCTGCTAAAACAAAGTACATTTTTGTGAAGGACGTTGTTAAAACCTTTACCGACCTAAAGATCTATCAGTTTAATTTGATCACTTCTTTAGAAGGTGGCGGAACAGTTATAAATCCTGTAAAATAA
- a CDS encoding flagellar motor protein MotA → MSTKKTSGGFPLIVSALAIVICLGLGVFIYKAILGAPSNFEGGGHASASGHRTPINILGTMYMGGFIVPILIGFLLTVITFAIERFITIMKASGKGNTDKFVSKIKTLISNHDFEGALAECDRQGGSLANVVHEGILKYRFVENDSHMDKEQKVEAITKSIEEATSLELPMLSKNMVVISTMASIGTLAGLIGTVVGMITAFSALSAAGAPDTSALATGISEALVNTLVGILTSALAIIFYNYFSNRIDQITYAMDEAGFSIVKEFQSTGK, encoded by the coding sequence GTTTCGGCCTTAGCCATTGTAATTTGTCTTGGACTTGGAGTCTTTATTTACAAGGCTATTTTAGGAGCTCCTTCTAACTTTGAAGGTGGTGGACATGCAAGCGCCAGCGGTCACAGAACTCCCATTAATATTCTTGGAACCATGTACATGGGTGGATTCATTGTGCCAATCTTAATCGGTTTCTTATTAACTGTAATTACTTTTGCTATTGAGCGTTTCATCACTATTATGAAAGCAAGTGGAAAAGGAAACACCGATAAATTTGTATCTAAAATTAAAACCTTAATTTCTAACCACGATTTCGAAGGTGCTTTAGCAGAATGCGACAGACAAGGTGGATCTTTAGCTAATGTTGTTCACGAAGGTATTTTAAAATACCGTTTCGTTGAAAACGATTCGCATATGGATAAAGAGCAAAAAGTTGAGGCAATAACGAAATCTATTGAAGAAGCTACTTCTTTAGAATTACCAATGTTATCTAAAAACATGGTTGTTATTTCAACAATGGCTTCCATCGGAACTTTAGCTGGTCTTATTGGAACGGTTGTAGGGATGATCACGGCATTCTCGGCTTTATCTGCTGCGGGCGCTCCTGATACTTCGGCATTAGCAACTGGTATCTCTGAAGCTCTTGTAAACACTTTGGTTGGGATCTTAACTTCTGCTTTAGCTATTATTTTTTATAACTATTTCAGTAACCGTATCGATCAGATTACTTATGCAATGGATGAAGCAGGTTTCTCTATTGTAAAAGAATTTCAATCAACCGGAAAATAA